The Collimonas sp. PA-H2 genome contains a region encoding:
- a CDS encoding RHS repeat-associated core domain-containing protein — protein sequence MTNAAKHFDPQIGIDIHMYEMPPGPLPTAHISIVLDPFDYLPFIGATVQVAGVKRATAGTQGLSVHIPLGVWMPPLRTPEGPQFDDQIFMGSKTVLADGSPFSRLGMPVLDCSVVGMVPPFRLKKSAEPHMSMTLPTSVNLAIPDTVFVGGPPSIMEALEGIAAQLALAGLAKGLGKGLKALRETKAFKRAADALKAKYKKLFENMESGFLKCKVLRAEPVDIRDGSVAVSHEDFSIPGRLPLSWSRDYSSANSHDGMCGHGWQSPADFRLEIDADGTVLFFESNGAAVFPQLPAAIGAEHAVIEFVDGARLIWVQEGGTDVLQVLTKDDLRYVFGKSAANVAPLHQALHLQIERIEDLCGNHWRFERVDGHLTRIVESGIDGLPGRFIEVHELDGKIHQLSLHDPATGLTHSLVAYKYQNRDLVAALDALNAARTFEYDRHHMVCHADRLGLSFHYAYDREWRVVHAWGDHGLHDYRFAYNELLRETEVTDSLGHTSLIKFDENNLPLCEIDPLGGVTIFEYDEVGRTTAVVDPVGARTEFDYDERGNLLKVVQADGTATVMVFDDVNRMTEVVDPLGQHWRQSWDERGLLLEQSSPTGARARFTYDAHGQLLSRINPRGAVTVLAFDRYGNLARLTDALGHHSFFEHNALGHLKRRTDPIGDVTEYRYDVKGRLLQALQQGGASIHCDYNARDQLISYTNQNGTRTRLEYFGTGQVTRRVQSDGYAMQYLYDTEEQLVGLVNQRQESYQLKRDALGRVVEEVDYWGQPRHYRYDAGGNLLSATDPLGHIIAYTTDKLGRITKKTLPDSDHPAQQIHETFSYDKNGALVEMRNPHRHILCKFDADGRLSEEVQDGFQIEYRYDEVGNRLSRQTSAGNQIVATYDLRNLVATIVINDEPPILIERDTLGRPVKEQLSNSVQRQLCYDAASHLTAQTVLCDHMPLFATSYEYDRASNQTRRNDSEHGSDLYHYDPLGNLLHHTDPAGRVTEFLNDPAGDRLRTRIRQMEMQQAAGAEGQAEVLWSREGSHEGTHYVFDRAGNLIRRGTSPTSSANPSATDSTLQLRWDANQRLIGSSQAGQTTRYGYDSLGRRVFKRNQTHTTWFFWEGDALLGEVKQANDTQSVDIWSTGNVADFMAARKRLTALKTLHAQVREYAYYPGTFVPLALIDRQAKVAKRPAHATAIKAASPPVGQMPIAPAPPSITKPVPQVSSDSQAVAVGGMGGVVLSGMGELGSVRLGQHGEATPLISEGSRQTSLTNTSGSDRIGLGAGMQLGGSSSTPPPVFTPAVVVPDVAVVTRREINISDTKSLGDRPDSCVFHYHVDPNGCPTRLTDQDGQVVWSVSHTAWGAVQRLHVDIVDNPIRLQGQYFDVETGLHYNRYRYYDADIGQFVGQDPIGLAGGDNLYQYAPNPTRWVDPLGLWPLSGAKVKITVGEVTKEFSSKKNMHAEIVGLNWFMNKGGGFDGEDVIIHDVVGKENNVIKPVGVCSECRENIFALLKKGGASSVTMPKTVANVIIMEKMKIPSSAFDTLEEEIGEINRTHKKGDINRSNKSWEALEREKTC from the coding sequence ATGACCAACGCCGCCAAACATTTCGATCCGCAGATCGGCATCGATATCCACATGTACGAGATGCCGCCGGGGCCGCTGCCTACGGCGCATATCTCCATTGTGCTGGATCCGTTCGACTACCTGCCGTTCATCGGCGCCACGGTGCAGGTGGCCGGCGTCAAGCGTGCCACGGCTGGCACCCAAGGCTTGTCGGTCCACATCCCCCTGGGAGTGTGGATGCCGCCGTTGCGCACTCCCGAGGGGCCGCAGTTTGACGATCAGATCTTCATGGGCAGCAAGACCGTGCTGGCCGATGGCTCGCCATTTTCGCGCCTGGGCATGCCGGTGCTCGATTGCAGCGTGGTCGGCATGGTGCCTCCGTTCCGGCTCAAGAAATCGGCCGAACCGCATATGTCGATGACCCTGCCGACGTCGGTCAACCTAGCGATACCCGACACCGTCTTCGTTGGCGGCCCGCCGAGTATTATGGAGGCATTGGAGGGAATCGCCGCCCAGCTGGCGCTGGCGGGCCTGGCCAAAGGCCTGGGTAAAGGCTTAAAGGCTCTGCGCGAGACCAAAGCTTTCAAGCGCGCCGCCGACGCCCTTAAAGCGAAATACAAGAAGCTGTTCGAGAATATGGAGTCCGGCTTCCTGAAGTGCAAGGTATTGCGCGCGGAGCCGGTCGATATTCGCGATGGCAGCGTCGCCGTTTCGCATGAAGATTTTTCGATACCAGGTCGCTTACCGTTGAGCTGGAGCCGCGACTATTCATCGGCCAATAGCCATGACGGCATGTGCGGCCACGGCTGGCAGAGCCCAGCCGACTTCCGCCTGGAAATCGACGCTGACGGCACTGTCCTGTTCTTCGAATCCAACGGTGCCGCAGTCTTTCCGCAGCTGCCCGCCGCCATCGGTGCCGAGCATGCCGTGATCGAATTTGTCGATGGCGCAAGGTTGATCTGGGTGCAGGAGGGCGGAACTGACGTACTGCAAGTGCTGACCAAGGACGATCTGCGCTACGTCTTCGGCAAGTCGGCCGCCAATGTCGCGCCGCTGCATCAAGCCCTGCACCTGCAGATCGAACGGATCGAAGACCTGTGCGGCAATCACTGGCGCTTCGAACGTGTCGACGGCCATCTGACCCGCATCGTGGAAAGCGGCATCGACGGCTTGCCGGGCCGCTTCATCGAAGTGCATGAACTCGATGGAAAAATTCATCAATTAAGCTTGCATGATCCCGCCACCGGCCTGACCCACTCGCTGGTGGCGTACAAATATCAGAACCGGGACCTGGTCGCCGCGCTCGATGCGCTCAACGCTGCCCGTACTTTTGAGTACGACCGTCACCACATGGTGTGCCACGCCGACCGCCTCGGTCTGTCCTTTCACTACGCCTACGACAGAGAATGGCGGGTAGTGCACGCCTGGGGAGATCACGGACTGCATGACTACCGGTTCGCCTACAACGAACTGCTTCGTGAAACAGAAGTCACCGACTCGCTGGGTCATACCTCGCTGATCAAGTTCGATGAGAACAACCTGCCGTTATGCGAAATCGACCCGCTGGGCGGCGTCACCATCTTTGAATATGACGAGGTGGGCCGCACCACGGCGGTAGTCGATCCGGTCGGCGCGCGCACCGAATTTGACTATGACGAGCGCGGCAATCTGCTCAAGGTAGTGCAAGCCGACGGCACCGCCACCGTCATGGTCTTCGATGACGTCAATCGCATGACCGAAGTGGTCGACCCGCTCGGCCAGCACTGGCGACAGAGTTGGGATGAGCGCGGCTTGCTGCTGGAGCAGAGCTCTCCGACGGGCGCCCGTGCACGTTTTACCTACGACGCCCACGGTCAACTGCTCTCTCGAATCAACCCGCGTGGCGCCGTCACTGTGCTGGCTTTTGATCGCTACGGCAATCTAGCGCGGTTGACCGACGCCCTCGGTCACCACAGTTTTTTCGAACATAACGCACTGGGTCATTTGAAACGTCGCACTGATCCTATTGGTGACGTCACCGAATATCGCTATGACGTCAAAGGCCGTCTGCTGCAGGCACTGCAACAGGGCGGCGCCAGCATCCATTGCGACTACAACGCACGAGATCAACTGATTAGCTACACCAACCAAAATGGTACGCGGACCCGACTGGAATATTTCGGTACCGGTCAAGTTACCAGGCGCGTGCAGTCCGACGGCTACGCCATGCAGTATCTCTATGACACCGAAGAGCAACTGGTCGGCTTGGTCAACCAGCGTCAGGAAAGCTATCAGCTCAAGCGCGATGCTCTGGGCCGGGTTGTTGAAGAAGTCGATTATTGGGGACAGCCGCGTCACTACCGCTATGACGCTGGCGGCAACCTGCTGAGCGCCACCGATCCGCTGGGGCATATCATCGCCTACACCACCGATAAGCTGGGCCGCATCACCAAAAAAACCTTGCCCGACAGCGACCATCCGGCCCAGCAAATCCACGAAACCTTCAGCTACGACAAGAACGGTGCTCTGGTCGAGATGCGCAATCCGCATCGGCACATCCTGTGCAAGTTCGACGCTGACGGCCGTCTTAGCGAAGAAGTACAGGACGGCTTCCAGATCGAATACCGCTACGACGAAGTCGGTAACCGACTGTCGCGGCAAACCAGCGCCGGCAACCAGATCGTCGCCACCTATGACTTGCGCAATCTGGTGGCAACCATCGTCATCAATGATGAGCCGCCCATCCTGATCGAACGCGATACGCTGGGGCGCCCGGTCAAAGAGCAGTTGAGCAACAGTGTCCAGCGCCAGCTGTGCTATGACGCGGCCAGTCACCTGACTGCCCAGACCGTGCTATGTGACCATATGCCGCTGTTCGCGACCAGCTACGAGTACGACCGTGCCAGCAACCAGACCCGGCGCAACGACAGCGAACACGGCAGCGACCTGTACCACTACGACCCGCTGGGTAACCTCCTGCACCATACCGATCCTGCCGGACGCGTGACGGAATTCCTCAACGACCCGGCCGGCGACCGCCTGCGCACGCGGATCCGGCAGATGGAGATGCAGCAGGCCGCAGGCGCTGAAGGTCAGGCCGAAGTCCTGTGGAGCCGCGAAGGCAGCCATGAAGGCACGCACTATGTGTTCGATCGTGCTGGCAACCTGATCCGGCGCGGTACCAGCCCAACCTCCTCAGCCAATCCGTCGGCGACCGATTCCACTTTGCAATTGCGTTGGGACGCCAACCAGCGCCTGATCGGAAGCAGCCAGGCGGGCCAGACGACCCGCTACGGTTACGATTCGCTCGGGCGACGGGTGTTCAAACGCAACCAGACCCACACCACCTGGTTCTTCTGGGAAGGTGACGCCTTGCTGGGAGAGGTGAAGCAAGCCAACGATACCCAGAGCGTGGACATCTGGTCGACTGGCAATGTGGCCGATTTCATGGCGGCGCGCAAGCGGCTTACTGCTCTGAAGACGTTGCATGCCCAGGTACGGGAGTATGCCTATTACCCCGGCACCTTTGTGCCGCTGGCGTTGATTGATCGGCAGGCCAAAGTCGCCAAACGGCCAGCTCATGCGACAGCAATAAAAGCAGCATCGCCTCCGGTTGGACAAATGCCAATAGCGCCAGCTCCTCCCTCTATAACAAAGCCGGTACCCCAGGTCTCGTCAGATTCACAGGCGGTTGCCGTTGGTGGTATGGGAGGCGTGGTATTAAGCGGGATGGGCGAATTGGGCAGTGTCAGGCTCGGTCAGCATGGCGAAGCCACTCCGTTGATCTCAGAGGGCAGTCGCCAAACTAGTCTCACCAATACTAGTGGATCGGACCGTATTGGTTTGGGAGCCGGAATGCAGTTGGGCGGCAGTTCTAGCACGCCGCCACCTGTGTTCACGCCAGCTGTTGTTGTACCAGACGTAGCGGTAGTTACCCGACGGGAGATCAACATCAGCGATACAAAGTCATTAGGTGATCGACCTGATAGCTGTGTCTTTCACTATCACGTTGACCCCAACGGCTGTCCGACCAGATTGACGGATCAAGACGGACAGGTGGTATGGTCTGTCAGTCACACTGCCTGGGGGGCGGTACAAAGATTGCATGTGGATATTGTGGACAATCCCATCCGACTACAGGGGCAATATTTTGACGTCGAGACCGGATTGCATTACAACCGATACCGGTATTACGATGCAGATATCGGCCAGTTCGTTGGGCAAGACCCGATTGGATTGGCAGGGGGGGATAATCTCTATCAATATGCGCCGAATCCGACAAGGTGGGTGGACCCGTTGGGCTTATGGCCCCTAAGTGGTGCAAAGGTCAAAATTACAGTCGGTGAAGTAACAAAGGAATTTTCTAGCAAAAAAAATATGCACGCCGAAATAGTTGGCCTGAATTGGTTCATGAACAAAGGCGGAGGTTTTGATGGTGAAGATGTCATTATTCACGATGTGGTTGGGAAGGAAAATAACGTAATTAAGCCAGTTGGTGTTTGTTCTGAGTGCCGAGAGAATATATTTGCTTTGCTGAAGAAAGGTGGTGCCTCCAGCGTAACAATGCCGAAAACAGTCGCCAATGTGATTATTATGGAAAAAATGAAAATTCCTTCTTCAGCATTTGATACCTTGGAAGAGGAAATTGGCGAAATCAATAGAACGCATAAAAAAGGCGACATCAATCGATCTAATAAATCATGGGAGGCCTTGGAAAGGGAAAAAACATGTTAA